The window TTGATGAATTAACTCACTTAGAGATTATTAACAAAGGGTTGCAAGTAATGGATACAACAGCAAGCTCATTAAGTATGGACAATGATATTCCATTGGTAGTCTTTAACTTAAATGAAACAGGCAATATCAAACGTGTTGCGCTTGGTGAAACAATCGGAACAACAGTTAGGGGGAAATAAGAATGAGTCAAGAATTATTAAATGCTGCAAAAGACAAAATGAAAAAAACAGAAGAAGCACTACAACGTGAGTTAGGTGCAATCCGTGCGGGTCGTGCAAATGCATCTATTTTAGATCGCATTCAAGTTGACTATTATGGTGCTGCAACGCCACTAAACCAAATCGCATCAATTACAATTCCAGAAGCTCGTGTATTAATGGTATCTCCATTCGATAAAACAGCTTTACAAGATATCGAACGCGCATTAATGCAAAGTGATATTGGAATTAGCCCAACAAATGATGGAAATGTGATTCGTTTAGTGATTCCAATGCTAACTGAAGAACGCCGTAAAGAATTAGCGAAGCAAGTGAAAAAAGAAGGCGAAAATTCTAAAGTTGTTGTTCGTAATATTCGTCGTGATTTAATTGACGTTTTAAAGAAAGCTGAAAAGAGCAAAGAAATGACTGAAGATGATTTACGAAATTATGAAACTGAAGCACAAAAATTAACAGATGCAAGTATCAAAAACCTTGATGGAATTGTTGCTGAAAAAGAAAAAGAATTGTTAGACGTATAATATTGAAACAGCTCATTATAAAATAATGAGCTGTTTTGTTTTTTCATTCTGTTGAAAGCGTTTCTTATTTGTAGCATAATAAGCCTACTAACTTGATTCAGTCAAGAAAGGATGTTTTATATAGAAAATAAACAAACCAATCGAAGAATTAGGTTGTCCGTCACTTAATGAGTTGGGGAAAGTTTAGTTAAAGCACCTTCTCCCGTGAAAAAGAGAGATTAATGGAAAGAATTAGTAGAGTTAGTCTAGGATCATTTTGTCACAGATTCAATCAATGACAAAATGAATTGTAAAACATATAACTAGAATTACAATAGCTGGACAGAATAAGTATCAAGGAATTACCTCAGGAGGATTTAATAATTTAAAATTTTCTAGATAAATTAAAAAAACTGATTTGCCAGTAGTAGGTGATGGGGATGAGTTAGAGGCTACTCATTAATTGATTCAACGAAGAGTGTCGTTTTACAAATTGTCGACATCGTAAGGAACCAGGATGTGCTAGTCAGATTGGATCATTGGCGAGTAATCGATAGGAGGACTATTTGAAATTACAACATGAAATTGCTTATCTAGATGCTAAATTGCAACAAAAAAGAAATAAGGAACTTAAAAAGGAGCTTAGCAGCGTTTCTTTTTAGTAGATTATAAAAAAGTATGTCACTAATCATTTAAGAGAATATTTGACAAAAAAATTAGACACTGTTATTCTAAAATAATGAGAATAGAAAGGGGACATGAAGGATTATGATGCAACAAGTATCAGATTCCGAGCTTATAATTATGAAGCTTATTTGGGAGAATCAAGGAGAGATGATGTTTTCAGAGCTGACCGCTAAATTAGAAGACAATGGATATCAGTGGAAAAAAAATACGATTTTAACATTTTTATCACGCCTAGCTGAAAAAAAGATGTTACATGTTCAAAAAGTGGGACGACTAAATAAATACATCACATCGATATCGGAAGAATCATATTTGACACAGCAAACAGAAGATTTTTTGGGGAAAGTTTATGAGGGAGATGTATCTGGTTTAATTTCTACTCTTTTTCAAAATGAAATGATTTCTGAATCAGAAATTAATCAATTAAAAACATTTTGGAAAATGGAGAAAGATAAAAATGATTGAGCCTATTAAACAATTTTTATCTCTTTCTTTATCAGGAACAGCTATATTTTTAATAGTATGGATACTTAGAAGATTTACTAAGAAATATTTCAGTAAAAAATGGGTTTATTATAGTTGGTTATTAGTTGCTTTTCGATTAATTTTACCAGTTTCTTTTGGCTATAATATAATGAATCAAGTATTTCGTTATATAATTGGTGGAAGACACGTAAGGCCAAATGGACCAGTTATTATTGGAGATAATGTGATTATTGGAAATAATGTGATCGTGGGAAATTCTAACAATTTAGTTGAATATGTCATTTTTGTCGTGTGGGTAGTCGTTTCAGGAACTCTTATTATTCGTAAAATAACTAAATACCAAAGCTTTTCAAAATATATAAGTGCAGGGTGGAAATTAGTTGATGAACCTGAGAAATTAGATATCCTAGGACAAGTTTGTGAAGATTTGAATGTGAACAGATTAGTAGAACTACATACGAATCCCTTAATTAGTTCACCTGTTTTGATGGGGATTCTAAAACCGACTATTGTTTTGCCACATGTACAAATGAATGATGAAGCACTTTATTATATTCTGTTACATGAAATGACCCATTATAAACGTAAAGATCTACTTTATAAGTGGTTTATTCAACTAGTTATTTGTCTTCATTGGTTTAATCCCATTCTTTATTTATTTGGAAGAGAAATGAATAAAGATTGTGAATTTTCTTGTGATGAAGCGATTATTATACGACGAACAACATCAGAGCGTATGGATTATGGCGAAACATTGCTAACTACGTTCACTTCTGCTGGAAAATATAAAGAAACATCCATAATAGTTCCATTCTATGAAGATTTAACTGAAATTAAACAACGTTTAGTAGCAATTTTAACTCCATGTCAACCATCTAGAGGATTAAGAGCTTTGGAAATTATTTTAAGTTTGCTTTTAATTAGTTTAGTAGTCATTTTAGGCGTTTATAGACAGGAACCATTTCCGGGTTTTAATCTATAGAAATTTAGCTAAGTAGATGGACTCCCAAAGTGAAAAATAAATTTTGGGAGTCTATACATAATGTATCCGAATGGATTAGTGGAATTTACGAACGTTGTGTATAATAAATTCGATCTAAGGCAATCGCAGTTAATAAGAAACCAAGTTGATTTTGTTTGTTATCGATTTCAATATGATATTCATCGCCACCAATTGTTAATTTGCGTTTATCAATATCACACAGAACTTCTCCATTTAAAGTAAATTGGTGACTTCCAGATATGCCGTAACCAAAATGAACATCACCAATTGGAGAATCAATTTTAAAGTTATAGGTGAAAAAATTTAAAGAACGAGCCATAGAAATAATTTTTTGATCTCCCACTTTAATATGATATTTTTTATAATTATACGCTAAAAATTGAGTTAGTATACTCATAAGGTTCACATCAGTCGAGCATTTTGCTAAGCTGACACCATTTAAATCAGTAATTTCAAAGTTTTCACGTCCGAAGAAACTACCTTTCACTTTATAAAGTGGTTCACCATCACCTGTAAAAATGTCATAGACTGGTTTTAAAGCAATAAGTTTTTGTTTAATAATATATTTCATATCCATACTCCTTTTTAATCAAATTGTTTATAAGTAAAATTTGTTCGATTTTCTCCTTTATTTTTTTATGTTCAAACACATTCGTTATTCTACCACGCCTACACGATGTGTGTCAAATGCGAATAAAAAATAATAGATAGGATTGAGTTTTTTTATCAAAAATACACCGGTAGGGCTTTAAATTAGTGGGATTCCTTTTTATTTTAATCACAAAAAAATAAGTCGAATTGATGTATATTTTCATCAATTCGGCTTATTTATAAGTTTTTTTATGTTTATTTTCCTGTTGGTGCAATAAAGGATTTGTATTCAGCTAAAAAAGTTGTGTATTCTTCTTGATTAAAATGTTCATAATGAGTAGCTGTATGAAGAATTTTTTTAATCTCATAAACGGCTTTTTTCTGTTCATACCAAGATTTAAGTTTGTTTTCGCTACCTTTCAATTCCTCTAAAGTTGAATCAAGTTCTGTGACAATATGTGCAATTTCTTGAAGTGCTGCAACCTTCTTTGTTTCCTCATCTTGAATTTCTGGAAAATCATCCATCATAATCCCTTCTTTCTTTGTTATTTAATTGAAGTGTACTAAATAATAAATAGGATTTCAAATGATACCCCTTACATTTCAGGCTTTGAAATGAACCACTTTTTATTTTTTCTAAAAACTAAAGAGAAACTTAATCATCTATTCGGGTTTTATACATAAATCCTTAATAAATGACGCGTAAGATTATTCTAAATAAAAATAAAACGGAAAAAAGTAGAATTTTTTACAAAATAAATAGGAATGTGTATCACTTTTTGCTACAATAGATTAAGTTGAGTACAGAAATTGGAGGGAACTACTTGAAACATTTATTTAGACGAAAAGGAACATTGGTTGAACAAGCAAATGAGTTTCCTTTTCAAGCAAATGAAGTAATCCCCAATCATATTGCCATCATTATGGATGGGAATGGACGCTGGGCACAAAGAAAATTTCTACCTCGAGTTGCTGGGCACAAAGAGGGGATGAATACGGTAAAAAAAATCACGAAGCATGCCAGTAGATTGGGCGTTAAAGTTTTGACGTTATATGCGTTTTCAACTGAGAATTGGAAGCGACCAACAGATGAAGTTAGTTTTTTAATGCAATTGCCAGTAGACTTCTTTGATACTTTTGTACCAGATTTAATTAAAGAGAATGTAAAAGTGAATGTGATGGGATTTGTGGATCAATTGCCAGTACACACAAAAAAAGCAGTTGAAAAAGCAATAGAGGATACAAAAAATAACACTGGTATGATTTTGAATTTTGCTTTAAACTATGGTAGTCGTAGTGAAATGTTGGAAGCTACGAAATTGATTGCCAAAAAGGTTCAAGAAAATCAATTAACGGTTGATGAAATAACTGAGGAAACCTATTCAGAAGCGTTAATGACTCATACTTT is drawn from Carnobacterium gallinarum DSM 4847 and contains these coding sequences:
- a CDS encoding isoprenyl transferase codes for the protein MVEQANEFPFQANEVIPNHIAIIMDGNGRWAQRKFLPRVAGHKEGMNTVKKITKHASRLGVKVLTLYAFSTENWKRPTDEVSFLMQLPVDFFDTFVPDLIKENVKVNVMGFVDQLPVHTKKAVEKAIEDTKNNTGMILNFALNYGSRSEMLEATKLIAKKVQENQLTVDEITEETYSEALMTHTLGKYQDPDLLIRTSGEERISNFLLWQIAYSEFYFTQILWPDFDESVLEMAIGVYQSRHRRFGGL
- a CDS encoding BlaI/MecI/CopY family transcriptional regulator; the protein is MQQVSDSELIIMKLIWENQGEMMFSELTAKLEDNGYQWKKNTILTFLSRLAEKKMLHVQKVGRLNKYITSISEESYLTQQTEDFLGKVYEGDVSGLISTLFQNEMISESEINQLKTFWKMEKDKND
- a CDS encoding M56 family metallopeptidase, yielding MIEPIKQFLSLSLSGTAIFLIVWILRRFTKKYFSKKWVYYSWLLVAFRLILPVSFGYNIMNQVFRYIIGGRHVRPNGPVIIGDNVIIGNNVIVGNSNNLVEYVIFVVWVVVSGTLIIRKITKYQSFSKYISAGWKLVDEPEKLDILGQVCEDLNVNRLVELHTNPLISSPVLMGILKPTIVLPHVQMNDEALYYILLHEMTHYKRKDLLYKWFIQLVICLHWFNPILYLFGREMNKDCEFSCDEAIIIRRTTSERMDYGETLLTTFTSAGKYKETSIIVPFYEDLTEIKQRLVAILTPCQPSRGLRALEIILSLLLISLVVILGVYRQEPFPGFNL
- the frr gene encoding ribosome recycling factor — translated: MSQELLNAAKDKMKKTEEALQRELGAIRAGRANASILDRIQVDYYGAATPLNQIASITIPEARVLMVSPFDKTALQDIERALMQSDIGISPTNDGNVIRLVIPMLTEERRKELAKQVKKEGENSKVVVRNIRRDLIDVLKKAEKSKEMTEDDLRNYETEAQKLTDASIKNLDGIVAEKEKELLDV
- a CDS encoding LURP-one-related/scramblase family protein; its protein translation is MKYIIKQKLIALKPVYDIFTGDGEPLYKVKGSFFGRENFEITDLNGVSLAKCSTDVNLMSILTQFLAYNYKKYHIKVGDQKIISMARSLNFFTYNFKIDSPIGDVHFGYGISGSHQFTLNGEVLCDIDKRKLTIGGDEYHIEIDNKQNQLGFLLTAIALDRIYYTQRS